One segment of Eschrichtius robustus isolate mEscRob2 chromosome 3, mEscRob2.pri, whole genome shotgun sequence DNA contains the following:
- the TAGLN2 gene encoding transgelin-2 — MANRGPSYGLSREVQQKIEKQYDTDLEQILIQWITTQCRKDVGRPQPGRENFQNWLKDGTVLCELINGLYPEGQAPVRKIQASTMAFKQMEQISQFLQAAERYGINTTDIFQTVDLWEGKNMACVQRTLMNLGGLAVAQNNGLFCGDPNWFPKKSKENPRNFSDNQLQEGKNVIGLQMGTNRGASQAGMTGYGMPRQIL, encoded by the exons ATGGCCAACAGGGGACCTTCCTACGGCCTGAGCCGGGAGGTGCAGCAGAAGATTGAGAAACAATATGATACGGACCTGGAGCAGATCCTGATCCAATGGATCACCACCCAGTGCCGCAAGGATGTGGGCCGGCCCCAGCCTGGGCGCGAGAACTTCCAGAACTGGCTCAAGGATGGCACG GTGCTGTGTGAGCTCATTAATGGGCTGTACCCCGAGGGGCAGGCCCCAGTGAGGAAGATCCAGGCCTCCACCATGGCCTTCAAGCAGATGGAGCAGATCTCCCAGTTCCTGCAAGCAGCCGAGCGCTACGGCATCAACACCACTGACATCTTCCAGACTGTGGACCTCTGGGAAG GAAAGAACATGGCCTGTGTGCAGCGGACACTGATGAACCTGGGTGGACTGGCGGTAGCCCAGAACAATGGGCTCTTCTGTGGAGATCCCAACTGGTTTCCCAA GAAATCCAAGGAGAACCCTCGGAACTTCTCAGACAACCAGCTGCAGGAGGGCAAGAATGTGATTGGGTTACAGATGGGGACCAACCGCGGGGCATCTCAGGCAGGCATGACCGGCTACGGGATGCCACGCCAGATCCTCTGA